A window of the Candidatus Saccharibacteria bacterium oral taxon 488 genome harbors these coding sequences:
- a CDS encoding SAM-dependent DNA methyltransferase, with the protein MNTRELEKQLWAAADKLRGNISSSDYKYVVLGLIFLKYVSDAFSARYQTAVDDNYDPEDRDWYLAENIFWIPKEARWEHLVASAKQPEIGVLVDSAMEAIERDNPSLKGVLPKNYAREALDKRRLGELIDLFTNIKFDTASSKDLLGQVYEYFMGMFADSEGKHGGEFYTPRSIVKLLVEMLEPYSGRVYDPCCGSGGMFVWSEKFVEEHAGRVSDIAVYGQELNETTWRLAKMNMAIRGIDANIKRGDTLMDDQLPDLKADYILANPPFNISDWGQEHLQADPRWKYGLPPKGNANFAWIQHMIHHLSPRGTAGFVLANGSMGSQTGGEGDIRKQLVLNDMVDAIVTLPSQLFFNVAIPCCLWFVSRDRTNRHGKVLFIDGRNLGKMATRRNRELTEEDIARVAKTYHDYKTASADYADQPGFCKVAELEEIKQHDYVLTPGRYVGVEEAEEDDEPFAEKFARLTAELEGQFAKSRELEAKIKVNLEKIKL; encoded by the coding sequence ATGAATACGAGGGAGCTTGAAAAGCAGTTGTGGGCTGCGGCGGATAAACTACGGGGTAATATTAGTTCGTCGGATTATAAATATGTGGTACTGGGGTTGATCTTTCTAAAATATGTTTCGGATGCGTTTTCGGCGCGGTATCAGACGGCGGTTGATGACAATTATGATCCAGAAGACAGGGATTGGTATCTGGCGGAGAATATTTTTTGGATTCCCAAGGAGGCTCGTTGGGAACACTTGGTGGCGAGCGCCAAACAGCCAGAAATTGGCGTCTTAGTTGATAGTGCCATGGAGGCGATTGAGCGCGACAACCCTAGTCTGAAGGGAGTGTTGCCAAAAAATTATGCTCGTGAAGCTCTGGATAAGCGTCGCCTAGGTGAACTCATCGATTTATTTACCAATATCAAATTTGACACTGCCAGTTCCAAAGATTTACTTGGTCAAGTCTACGAATATTTTATGGGTATGTTTGCCGACAGTGAGGGCAAGCATGGCGGTGAATTCTACACGCCGCGCTCCATCGTGAAATTGCTGGTAGAAATGCTTGAGCCATACAGTGGGCGCGTGTATGACCCGTGCTGTGGTAGTGGTGGTATGTTCGTCTGGAGTGAGAAGTTTGTCGAGGAGCACGCTGGGCGTGTCAGCGATATCGCGGTGTATGGTCAGGAACTGAACGAAACGACTTGGCGACTCGCTAAAATGAATATGGCAATTCGCGGCATTGATGCGAATATCAAACGTGGCGACACTCTGATGGATGACCAGCTCCCTGATCTGAAAGCTGATTACATTTTGGCCAATCCGCCGTTTAACATTAGCGACTGGGGTCAAGAACATTTGCAGGCTGACCCACGCTGGAAATATGGTCTGCCGCCAAAGGGTAACGCTAACTTTGCTTGGATTCAACATATGATTCACCATTTGAGCCCGCGCGGTACGGCGGGCTTCGTGCTGGCAAATGGGAGTATGGGCAGTCAAACTGGCGGTGAAGGTGATATCCGCAAGCAGTTAGTGCTTAATGATATGGTTGACGCCATCGTCACACTGCCGAGCCAGTTGTTTTTTAACGTCGCTATACCATGCTGTCTGTGGTTTGTGTCGCGCGATCGTACCAATCGTCATGGCAAAGTGCTATTCATCGATGGGCGTAATTTGGGTAAAATGGCAACCCGCCGTAACCGCGAGCTGACCGAAGAAGACATTGCCCGGGTGGCGAAGACATACCATGATTATAAAACTGCTAGTGCGGATTACGCCGACCAGCCAGGTTTCTGTAAAGTTGCTGAGCTGGAGGAGATTAAGCAACATGATTATGTGCTGACGCCTGGCCGTTACGTGGGCGTCGAGGAGGCGGAAGAAGACGATGAACCGTTCGCCGAGAAATTTGCTCGGTTGACTGCTGAGCTTGAAGGGCAGTTTGCGAAGAGCCGCGAGCTGGAGGCGAAAATCAAGGTCAATTTGGAGAAGATCAAACTATGA
- the radC gene encoding DNA repair protein RadC — protein sequence MRISDRHPNDRPREKLARYGAARLSDLELLMAIVGSGNARADVGKIAREVLKIVRQKGGDVSYDDLRGVVGLGEAKIPVIVASLELARRYLLDSDQPIIDSPEKAVELLADIHDKKQEYFVCLTLDGANRLIAKRVVTIGTLTASLVHPREVFADAIADRAASVIVAHNHPSGSLEASQADKDVTNRLVEVGKLLGITLNDHIIVTKLNYKSLLHAE from the coding sequence ATGAGAATCTCTGATCGTCATCCCAACGACCGTCCCCGCGAGAAATTGGCACGCTACGGTGCGGCGCGGCTGAGTGACTTGGAGCTGTTGATGGCGATTGTTGGCAGCGGTAATGCTCGGGCCGATGTCGGTAAAATTGCGCGCGAGGTGCTGAAGATTGTGCGTCAAAAAGGCGGCGATGTTTCGTATGATGATCTACGCGGCGTGGTTGGCTTGGGAGAAGCAAAAATCCCAGTGATTGTGGCGAGCTTAGAACTGGCGCGGCGGTATTTGCTGGATAGCGACCAGCCGATCATTGATAGTCCAGAGAAAGCGGTTGAGCTACTGGCCGACATTCACGACAAAAAGCAGGAATACTTTGTCTGCCTGACGCTGGATGGTGCGAATCGTTTGATCGCCAAGCGGGTGGTGACTATCGGTACGCTGACCGCCAGCCTGGTACACCCGCGCGAGGTCTTCGCCGACGCCATCGCCGACCGTGCTGCCTCGGTCATCGTGGCGCATAATCATCCGAGCGGTAGTTTGGAGGCGAGCCAGGCTGACAAAGATGTCACGAACAGGCTGGTGGAAGTGGGAAAACTGCTTGGCATTACGCTTAATGATCATATTATCGTTACAAAACTTAATTACAAGAGCTTGCTGCACGCAGAGTAA